A stretch of DNA from Arachis hypogaea cultivar Tifrunner chromosome 19, arahy.Tifrunner.gnm2.J5K5, whole genome shotgun sequence:
CATATACAgctctattatttttttagttacatGAGATAATATGAGTTCAAAATGATATTCAACTCAATCAAACATCCATAAAATGACGCCAAAAGCACAAAAACAGTATTTTGTTTCTAGTTACAGCAAGGATAGGACAACAGCACTAGTTATACATGAATTCACTTGAAATGCAGCGAAAGCTTCAATTTATACAAACTCAGTTCTTACAGACAAACTCAGTTCGAAATATGCAAATATGCACAAAAATACATTCAAATCCCTCAAACACATGAAAATATACATTAAACTATACGCAAAATAGTACGTAAAATAGTTATCACTGATTGAACAGTATGATGAGAATAgtaatatatatgtattttaaagTAAGAACACATAATGAATCTACTAAATAAACAGAAATATGACTATCTAGTGTTTTGTGATCGaaatgagaaagagaaaagtgaaaaaaCTCGATGATTAGTGAAACAATACCTTGAATAATCTTTCGTCTTTTGTTTCTGTGTTTCTTGATAGAGGTTTTGAAATTCTATCTCTTGTTGATTTCCTTAAATTTTCGTGACAATTTTGATAGTTTTCTCAGAGATTTTGAGTATCGTTTGAATCTTTAGAATTGATGTtttgataaaaaaagaagaagcgtTTTTCATAATAGCGCGCTATTCAAAATGGTTGAATGAACGCGTGTTTATATGTACGTTAATGTGAGAGTTGTTTTTATTGGACTTAGATCAATTTGTAtaaatttataaacaaaaaaaatttgtatgtgtAACAGGTCTACATACTTTATATGTCTAATATCATATATTTAAATACATATTATAACATTGTTAATTCAAGTCgtgatattaataataatttgaaacGAAGCTTTAGTTTATGAAAATTTCAGCCTCCTTACCTGCGGTATTATAAGGAACCAAAAGGGGAAGTTGAATTTTTTCTTTGACCAAGCCTATGAAGTTCATTAAATGTTCAACAATATAAAAACACTACAACTTTCATTGCATGTTATGTATAGATACACCTCCATTATTGATCCTATCAATTAGAACAAAGGGCCTTCCCTTGATTTGATGCATAGCTtgcgtatatatatatacaacatgcAGGCTAGCTGTCTTACTGACTGTATTGAATTTTTGGGCCATACATCAAACTGATTCTCGTATAAATTAATCTGACAGCAATTTCAATAGGATATTTTTTcagtattatttaaataatattggtATAAAGAGATAtcgtattattttaaaaaaagattaatacaatacaattatttatatattcattaaatttattaaataaatattataatattattaataaattaaaataaaactaagtttCTGAATGACAAATCTCATATTGagtatcaaattaatttttatgatatataattttactaataTTTATGTGGCACTTTGTAGaacctaaaaaaaatgaaattaaaatcaggGGTAATGTTTTTTTTATTGCATGAATTATTGGGACTTCATTGCTGTATCATCTAACTTTGTACGCTGCTATACATTTTAGTCTCTTGTTCTTGTAGCAATTACAAGATTCACTGTATTAACACCTTTAATTTGACTCTGCTAAAaactatattttcaaaaataatgttGCTTTTTGATGAACGTACAATCGGATAAGGTTGTACATATTTCTCTTTTGATtcgaaatttagaatttaaatattgaaaaaaaaaatttaataaaaaactcTACCCTTTTTTTTCCTCATAGAACTTCTGGTAAATTGAGTGGTTAGATTAATCGAGTTTCTTATAACAGGAATTGGACGTCATTAGGACAAAAACAATTGCTTTTTGTGAAAGAAATGTGTCTAAGAATCCTTTCTGGCCaaacattttttgttttatttttatgtattgctagaaagaggaagaaggcttacataattattttgttggtatatatatttttgataacGATTTTTGTTGGTATATATATTCTTTGATTTTTacatgtattttcttttttattttttatagtttcTTTTAATTTGACAAGTTAAGAATTAATCTATCGTGAATTTAAGTTCTATTTAAGAGTTTTACATTtgccaataaattattatatacacaaaataaaattcaacCTTTTGACATTTATTTAAGTAGATAAGTGATGGAGCAACCTAAATAAAGTTGTTCACCTGTATTTAATTTGTACTAAACAGGCACAGGCACAGGCACTGATTGGCCTTTTGGGTAATCCATCAGAAATAATGGAACATGTGCCAGCTCATTGCCTTGATTGGTCTAAACTCTATCGCGAAGTGTAAATGTGTTCCCACCTGTTCATTACTCAAACTTCAAAGAATAATGGGAAAAAAAGAAAACGGTAATATTAATGAAAGCCTTTGATTTCTTTTGCTACCTAAGCTTTTATATAAATGTAAGGCTGGCTAAGTTGCTAAGGCGTGGTCCATTGCTAATTACTTTTTACTGATATGTATGATTGTATGGCAATGATATTAGTATTGTCCCATTCAACATTATTTTTTCAAGATAATTGAAAATTTCAACCATATGTGAGGAAAGTACAAATATCACATTTGATCATCTACACTTCTAGCAGATTTAATTTGGAAACTAATTACAATTTTCAAGTTGAGGaatttacttttaaataaaagTTCCTTGATTTCTAAGTTGTAGTACACATTACACACAATGGACTTGAAAATTTATAAACAGACAAACTGTACACTTATTACTTCGCCATTGCCAAgattacaagaaagaaaatgaggtAACATGAACTCAGATAAATCCAAACAGAGGGGAAAGGAAAAGTTTGAAGTGTAAACTGAAGTCCTTTATCTGTTCCaacattttccctccaaaacacCAAGTGGCAAATGAATTTCACTCCGGAACACCGGAGATTGCAGAGGACGATGATCTCGAATATCGCTCGAGCAAAGATAGTACCTTAGCAGCCTTCCTTCTAAGGTGGCCATCTCCATAGATATTCATGCCAGTGATTCCAATTAGCCTCAACCTGGCTGTTGTTCCATAATACTCCACCATTTCCTTTGACACAAAGACCTTTTCTAATAATCCTAGAGCTTCAGCTTTGAGATAATCAGAACCCCAATTCAGAATCTCCAACAAGGGTGTTATTGCATTGTTCTTATGCAGGACTATGGCTCCTCTCTGAGGAAAATCCTCCAAAACCAATGTGGAAAGTGTTTGAATTGCTTCATAAGCAGTAGCATGAACCTCTCCATGCAGTAATTTGATCAATCCAGGTAAGGCATTTGCTTCAATAAGGCAGAATGTGGTGGCAACACTGCATATGCTTCCATGCGCCAAGCATAAGGGAACTCGTGATGACTTGAAAAACCAGCAGCCGGGCGATTTAGAAACAATTGTGAGCTTTGGAGTGCTCATTGATAGATCAGCAATGAATGCTGCTGCTCTTGCCTTTGCTGTGACGGAACCAGTGTTGAGAAAGTTGACAAGTAGAGGATATATCCCTCGTTTAACAAGATCGCGCTGCGACTCAATATTTGTAGGATCAGTGAATCTAAAGAGTGCACTCAGAGCATTTTCCTTGGCTTCCATTGTACCAGTTCTCAATATGCTTATTATAGCATCAAGTCCACCTAATTCAATCAACTTCATAGTGAGTTCTCTTTCTGATTTAGGAAGGTTTGCGAGTAATCCGGCCGCAGCCATCCTCACATTGTCATTCTCATCATTCTCAAGAAAACCAATCAAGGCTTCTAGCCTTCTAGGCCTGAAGAGATACTCAACTACTCCATCCGGCTCGTGCTGGGAGAATAGAAAGAGCAAGTTTATTGCAGTTTCTCGGATTTCTGAATCAGAGTCATCAAGAAGTGGAAGAATTAGAGACACACTATTGGCTGCAAGAATTGCCTTCTTAATTAAATCAGTCTCAAACTTGCAAATGCCTAAAAGAGCGCGCAGCGCAGGCTTGCGAAAATTGTATCCAGTGTTGAAACTCTGCTGCAATGCTAGCAAATTGGTGATGATGGAATCTAACTCAAGTTGATTCCCTTCTCTGTCAACAAACAAGTCTATTCCATCTTCATCAAAGGAAAGCTTCTCCAGGATTTCGCAGCATTTGATAGTAATGAATGTCCTCATCCGCGTTGAGAATGTTAGATCTAGAATCAAAGGAACACCTCCAGATTCTGCGATTATTCTCTTGTTTGGAGGACATCCTGCTAGTTTAACCAGTGCTGATAGTGACAAGTCCTTTGATTCAATGCTTCCAGATAGCATTTCTAGAAGAGGAGGTATAACACCTTCCTCACCAAGTTCTTTCAACTCTAACAGGTTTAACTCCAAGCTTACTATGCCTTTCGCCATTCCTAGTCTCGAATCTGGTTCTGTTAAGACAAACAATCACAAGTATATTTGACGGTTTATACAAACTACAATCATTGTAAATTACATGCATCATGTATGTGTGTGCATAATTACATTCATGTTACCTTGAATCATGCGATCAACGAGGGGTTTATACCAGCCAAATCTAGCAGCAGTTGTAATACTTTCCTCATTTATTTTGAAAACTtccatcaaaatcttttctgctGCCTCGGCTGGATCGTTGTCTGATCCCTTTAGAAAGGTAACAAGGAAAGGAATTGCATTCTGATTCTCAGAGAGTTTTTTGCAAAAGCTTTTGTTCCAGCCGGACCGCCCTTGAAGCAACTCGTACAGCAGATCGATTGCTGCCTTTGAAGTGCTAGAATCACCCCCTAAGCAACAAATAATCTGATCCCATCCTTGAGATTCAGCCACTTTCTCCTATAAAATTTCCTTTAAATTAGTCTTGATGATTTTGCATAAGATAAGGAATACAAGGAATGAAGAATGAACAGAAATGAAACATGAAAGTAGCATTCAACTTATCCATATTGATTTACCTTGTTTCTTGCATGTCCCTCTACAACATCCTTCAGAGTAATCAGAATCCTCAACTTGGCTTCTTTATAATTAGAGTTTCCAAGGATAGAGATAACAACATCCGTTACCCCTCCAATAGAAATCCAATCCTTGTTAATAGAATTTTCTCTCATAAGGGCCTGAATTAGGCTCAAAGACTCGTGCACTTCATAATTTGTGATCAGATTTTCCTTGATAGACCTTATAACAAGACAATAATTAAGTTCTCTCCATTCTTCTATGGATTGTCTTAGTGGAATGTTAGACCTCAGGGTAGTTTCTTCAAGAACCTCGTTTGTTTCTGGATCCGTTCGGTTCCCATTGTGAAACCAATCTTCAATGGCAGATCTCTCACATGTAGTACCAGTACAAAGGCTAACAGGATCAACCATAACCACGCCGGTTATCGAGCAGAGGAAAGGATTGAGTGGTAAGATATAAGTTTCCcttgaatcatatctttctatgaCTTGAACTCTTTCAAAGTATtgtttcttcactccttcatagTCCCTTGCTGCATCAGCTCTAGAGAGTAACTCAATGATCTGCTCCAAGAAAATGTACTCGGCTCGCTCTTTCCGGCTTGCagcttcttctttctccttcctAATGCTGGCTAATTCTTTGCTTATCTCTGAAGGCTCCACTGGCACGCCAACGGCTCTTGCTATTTCCTCAAGCATGTCATTTGCGAAAGCCTGATCGAGTTTCTGTTCTCTAAGTGCATAATCTAACTTCTCAACAATCTGAAGCTGCGACCGCGAAGCCTCAAACTCCACTCTCTGCATCTCATTCTGCAGCCTGTCAACCTGATCAGAGATTCTTGTTAGGACTTCAGTATTCGCAAGCGAAAGTGCAGCCAGAGACTTGCCAATATCTCTTGTGACTTGCTCAACCTCCCCAACTATGTATCTGCACTTAACCAGAAGATAGAATCTGCCACGGTTCCTGTACTTTTCGACCAAATTGTTAGCCCTTTTGACATCTGATTCTAGTGATTCCAAAGCAGCCCTTGCAGCTTGAGATTCATTGA
This window harbors:
- the LOC112776105 gene encoding U-box domain-containing protein 43 — protein: MVGLEIIPIGTILAVLTNQVLKTAHAAADVLIGKESFKILSKHLFDIEPVLKELQLQELNESQAARAALESLESDVKRANNLVEKYRNRGRFYLLVKCRYIVGEVEQVTRDIGKSLAALSLANTEVLTRISDQVDRLQNEMQRVEFEASRSQLQIVEKLDYALREQKLDQAFANDMLEEIARAVGVPVEPSEISKELASIRKEKEEAASRKERAEYIFLEQIIELLSRADAARDYEGVKKQYFERVQVIERYDSRETYILPLNPFLCSITGVVMVDPVSLCTGTTCERSAIEDWFHNGNRTDPETNEVLEETTLRSNIPLRQSIEEWRELNYCLVIRSIKENLITNYEVHESLSLIQALMRENSINKDWISIGGVTDVVISILGNSNYKEAKLRILITLKDVVEGHARNKEKVAESQGWDQIICCLGGDSSTSKAAIDLLYELLQGRSGWNKSFCKKLSENQNAIPFLVTFLKGSDNDPAEAAEKILMEVFKINEESITTAARFGWYKPLVDRMIQEPDSRLGMAKGIVSLELNLLELKELGEEGVIPPLLEMLSGSIESKDLSLSALVKLAGCPPNKRIIAESGGVPLILDLTFSTRMRTFITIKCCEILEKLSFDEDGIDLFVDREGNQLELDSIITNLLALQQSFNTGYNFRKPALRALLGICKFETDLIKKAILAANSVSLILPLLDDSDSEIRETAINLLFLFSQHEPDGVVEYLFRPRRLEALIGFLENDENDNVRMAAAGLLANLPKSERELTMKLIELGGLDAIISILRTGTMEAKENALSALFRFTDPTNIESQRDLVKRGIYPLLVNFLNTGSVTAKARAAAFIADLSMSTPKLTIVSKSPGCWFFKSSRVPLCLAHGSICSVATTFCLIEANALPGLIKLLHGEVHATAYEAIQTLSTLVLEDFPQRGAIVLHKNNAITPLLEILNWGSDYLKAEALGLLEKVFVSKEMVEYYGTTARLRLIGITGMNIYGDGHLRRKAAKVLSLLERYSRSSSSAISGVPE